The Phoenix dactylifera cultivar Barhee BC4 chromosome 17, palm_55x_up_171113_PBpolish2nd_filt_p, whole genome shotgun sequence genome contains a region encoding:
- the LOC103707363 gene encoding eukaryotic translation initiation factor 4G-like isoform X1 has translation MSFNQSRAEKSEGQQLRKSGRSGSSGQQRGYSGGGGGKGGGSAPPPQLSSSSSFPSSSSDHPPLWTNRTFKKSGNGQGGSSRANSSSSSSGTSFVGAPAAPVALRAVQNGPHVQPPLHGSSDAAASSSANPVDAPIPRNLRAHPRAPISQSAAGTSDAEAPVTPAKGDGSETFTLQFGSISPGIMDGMQIPARTTSAPPNLDEQKKDKAHHGSFRGVPKVPIPSGPQQPLQPKKDAGGVNQSNIGESLPPAQVKRDMHSQISAAPAVLLPKSSILPIAGISMPMAFQQPQVPLQFGGPSPQLQSQGVVATSLQMPMTLPVGNVPQVPQQMFLHGLQSHPLQPQLMMHQGQGLNFAPQMGRQLPPQLGNLGISIATQQFAQQQSGKFGAPRKTTVKITHPETHEELRLHKRTDSYTDGGFTQQRSLPNATSQSQPVPSLFPPHYSPPFQPNAYNSPQMFFSTSTSLPLTNSQMASGSQAARYSYPVGQVGQATTFTHPSVIKPMPGSKAGSPLHGLTEPMIVEAVPVSAPSATVHGNKAGTASEIVSLRTSNAEAPVVLKPSGEATSSHPQSNSKVSLQCSVQQSKSASPPSETTQAAVSSLPVVPHGDYEPVETGTGGRIKEPVERMTLLKDNQKKQNKKDLRYSQNPQQTDASESADRDGTTGQLSRNSEKAPEFSGVDMLTTPTSLSSLSLEQSTSTEIRAFKDVESKLVPTDSDSSGIDLVKEVPGDVCLRGDSGILVKEKGYSETSTSTGLEMDETFLSRDNSILLDVEPEQETLAEKELRKTRVSSDFSQDTGNAKMHPISVLTECVEGGKQVELAEQDGTGKCNSESSTVCESYDAERQQSGSYNEAGEQSLMVEKTNEELYISSSMSLDFKKADAVSSSHLSSANIEENKPSSLDAITSKEIYSQDVALSNPDVSQLETAAVSAPVTNKVTEKLEGKVTELSSEELVSVLSSRPEDKTALDPPRAQPSGKRKKRKEILSKADAAGTSDLYNAYKGPEEKHEITTTPESVDGPGVVDAEKPVVADTDKNVVASEGDGQSKVEVDDWEDAADISTPKLKIPENGQQVCQVEKCKVDDGNESMSRKYSRDFLLTFSEQYTDLPVGFEIRSDISDALMSVSVGASLVVDHEPYPSPGRITNRSPGGSRVDRHMVGTLDDDKWTKASSSFASVRDLRPEMGHGAAIMNFRPGQGVSHGVLRHPRGQSSSQFAGGILSGLVQTLASQGGIPRNGVDTDRWQRSPGTQRGLIPSPQTPAQVIHRAEKRYEVGKATDKEEAKQRQLKAILNKLTPQNFEKLFQQVKEVNIDNTVTLTGVISQIFDKALMEPTFCEMYADFCYHLANELPDFTEDSEKITFKRLLLNKCQEEFERGEREEAEANKSEEEGEAKQSEEEREKKKIKARRRMLGNIRLIGELYKKRMLTERIMHECIKKLLGQYQNPDEEDIEALCKLMSTIGEMIDHPKAKEHMDAYFDMMAKLSTNQKLSSRVRFMLKDAIDLRKNKWQQRRKVEGPKKIEEVHRDAVQERQAQASRSARGSGISAASRRGRPVDYGLRASSMLPPPSSQVGNMHNLSPQVRGYGSQGVRLKDRHPFGSKTLSVPLPQRPNNDDSITLGPQGGLARGMSARGHSLISNVLSPDISPSVGDYRRMPSGPNGYRRAPDSSKEEIMPKNMPDRFSGAPHDPMNPQDRSTYFGSRGKILDCSFDRSAASIIPAGHVQVSLSGSAGAPSEVKQLSEEVLQEKSISAIREFYSARDEEEVSLCIKELNCPNFHPAMISLWVIDSFERKDMERDILATLLVNLCKSPDSLLNQVQLIQGFESALASLEDAVNDAPRAAEFLGCVFAKVILENVVPLREVGKLIHQGGEEPGRLLELGLASEVLGSILEVIKKEKGESVLNEICAISNLRLEDFRPPHSIKAKKLDAFL, from the exons ATGTCCTTCAATCAATCCAGGGCAGAGAAGAGCGAGGGCCAGCAGCTGAGGAAGAGCGGTCGTTCCGGCAGCTCCGGCCAGCAAAGGGGATattccggcggcggcggcggaaagGGCGGCGGCTCTGCCCCTCCTCCCCaactctcctcttcctcctcttttccctCCTCTTCGTCGGACCACCCGCCCCTCTGGACAAATCGGAC ATTCAAGAAGTCTGGAAATGGACAAGGAGGGTCATCTAGGGCGAATTCATCGAGTTCGAGTTCTGGGACGAGTTTTGTTGGTGCCCCCGCTGCTCCCGTTGCTCTGCGGGCCGTGCAGAATGGTCCCCATGTCCAACCACCTTTGCATG GATCATCTGATGCAGCAGCATCAAGTTCTGCAAACCCTGTGGATGCACCCATTCCAAGAAACCTGCGAGCccatccaagggctccaatttCTCAGTCTGCTGCAGGAACTTCAGATGCCGAAGCCCCTGTGACTCCGGCCAAAG GTGACGGATCCGAGACATTTACCCTTCAATTTGGGTCTATAAGCCCTGGTATCATGGATGGAATGCAG ATTCCTGCTCGGACTACCTCAGCTCCACCTAATCTGGATGAGCAGAAGAAGGACAAG GCTCACCATGGTTCATTCAGGGGTGTGCCCAAAGTTCCCATACCCTCTGGACCACAGCAGCCACTACAGCCTAAGAAGGATGCAGGTGGTGTTAACCAATCTAATATTGGAGAGTCTCTACCTCCTGCCCAGGTAAAGCGGGATATGCACTCACAAATTTCAGCTGCGCCTGCTGTACTGCTACCCAAATCTTCTATTCTTCCTATAGCTGGAATATCTATGCCGATGGCCTTTCAACAGCCCCAAGTCCCCTTGCAATTTGGTGGCCCCAGTCCTCAGCTGCAGTCACAGGGTGTTGTAGCCACTTCACTGCAAATGCCAATGACATTACCTGTTGGAAATGTTCCCCAAGTACCACAGCAGATGTTTCTCCATGGCCTTCAGTCTCATCCTCTGCAGCCTCAGCTGATGATGCACCAGGGACAAGGCTTGAACTTTGCACCTCAAATGGGTCGCCAACTTCCTCCTCAGTTAGGAAACCTTGGAATCAGTATTGCCACCCAACAGTTTGCACAACAGCAATCTGGAAAATTTGGTGCTCCTCGCAAGACCACTGTAAAGATAACTCACCCAGAGACCCATGAGGAGCTGAGACTTCATAAAAGGACAGATTCATATACTGATGGTGGTTTTACACAGCAAAGGTCCCTTCCCAATGCAACCTCTCAATCCCAACCTGTTCCATCATTGTTCCCGCCCCATTATTCTCCTCCATTTCAACCCAATGCTTATAACTCACCACAGATGTTCTTCTCTACCTCAACTTCTCTTCCTTTGACGAACAGCCAGATGGCTTCTGGTTCACAGGCAGCAAGATATAGCTATCCAGTTGGCCAGGTTGGCCAAGCCACTACATTCACGCATCCATCTGTCATTAAGCCCATGCCTGGTAGCAAAGCTGGCTCTCCTTTGCATGGTCTCACTGAACCAATGATAGTGGAAGCTGTGCCAGTTTCTGCTCCATCAGCTACAGTTCATGGGAATAAAGCTGGAACTGCTTCAGAGATAGTTAGCTTGCGTACAAGCAATGCTGAAGCACCTGTGGTGTTAAAGCCTTCTGGAGAAGCCACGTCTTCTCATCCACAAAGTAACAGTAAGGTCAGTCTACAATGTTCTGTTCAGCAGTCTAAATCAGCTTCTCCGCCGTCGGAGACCACACAGGCTGCAGTTTCATCACTTCCTGTTGTTCCTCATGGGGATTATGAACCTGTTGAGACAGGAACTGGTGGCAGAATAAAAGAACCTGTTGAAAGAATGACTTTATTGAAGGATAAccaaaaaaagcaaaataagaagGACCTCAGATATTCACAGAACCCACAACAG ACAGATGCTTCTGAATCTGCAGACAGAGATGGAACAACGGGGCAATTATCCAGAAACTCTGAGAAAGCTCCGGAATTTTCTGGGGTAGATATGTTAACCACTCCAACAAGCTTGTCTTCACTTAGTTTAGAACAAAGTACTTCAACTGAAATTAGAGCTTTTAAAGATGTTGAAAGTAAATTAGTCCCTACTGATTCAGATTCATCTGGCATTGATTTGGTGAAGGAAGTACCTGGAGATGTTTGTTTGAGAGGTGACAGTGGAATTCTAGTTAAAGAGAAAGGTTATTCTGAGACATCAACCTCTACAGGTCTTGAGATGGATGAGACATTTCTTAGTCGGGACAATTCTATCTTGTTAGATGTTGAACCGGAACAAGAAACACTTGCTGAAAAGGAACTCAGAAAAACAAGAGTATCTAGTGATTTCTCTCAAGATACTGGTAATGCGAAAATGCATCCAATATCTGTTTTGACAGAATGTGTTGAAGGTGGAAAACAAGTTGAGTTGGCTGAGCAAGATGGGACCGGAAAATGTAATTCAGAAAGTTCGACTGTCTGTGAGTCTTATGATGCTGAAAGGCAACAGTCTGGTTCCTACAATGAAGCAGGGGAGCAAAGCTTGATGGTTGAGAAGACAAATGAGGAATTATACATCTCTTCTAGTATGTCTTTGGACTTCAAGAAAGCTGATGCAGTTTCTTCTAGTCATCTTTCATCTGCAAACATTGAAGAAAACAAACCTTCTTCTCTAGATGCCATCACAAGCAAAGAAATATACAGCCAAGATGTTGCCTTGAGCAATCCTGATGTCTCACAACTGGAGACAGCTGCTGTTTCAGCCCCTGTTACTAATAAGGTGACAGAGAAACTGGAAGGAAAAGTTACAGAGCTGTCTAGTGAGGAACTGGTTTCTGTTTTGTCATCCAGGCCAGAGGACAAGACTGCTTTGGATCCTCCCAGGGCTCAGCCTTctggaaaaaggaagaagaggaaggaaatTCTCTCAAAAGCTGATGCTGCAGGAACTTCAGATCTTTACAATGCATACAAGGGTCCTGAGGAAAAACATGAAATTACCACTACCCCAGAAAGTGTAGATGGTCCTGGAGTAGTAGATGCTGAAAAACCTGTGGTTGCAGATACAGATAAGAATGTTGTTGCTAGCGAGGGAGATGGGCAGAGCAAAGTTGAAGTGGATGATTGGGAAGATGCAGCTGATATCTCCACTCCAAAATTGAAAATACCAGAGAATGGACAGCAAGTCTGTCAAGTAGAGAAATGCAAGGTTGATGACGGAAATGAGAGTATGAGCAGAAAATATTCCAGGGATTTTCTATTAACATTTTCAGAGCAATATACTGATCTTCCTGTGGGATTTGAGATTAGATCTGATATATCTGATGCTTTGATGAGTGTTTCTGTTGGTGCTTCCCTTGTTGTTGACCATGAACCCTATCCTAGTCCTGGAAGGATTACAAATAGATCTCCAGGAGGTTCCCGTGTGGACCGCCATATGGTTGGAACTCTGGATGATGATAAATGGACGAAAGCATCTAGTTCTTTTGCTTCTGTACGTGATCTTCGGCCAGAGATGGGACATGGAGCAGCTATTATGAACTTTCGGCCAGGACAAGGAGTAAGTCATGGGGTTTTAAGGCATCCACGTGGGCAGTCATCCAGTCAGTTTGCTGGTGGCATTCTTTCTGGGCTAGTGCAAACGCTGGCATCTCAGGGAGGGATACCACGTAATGGTGTTGACACAGACAGGTGGCAGCGTTCTCCTGGCACTCAAAGAGGGTTAATACCTTCTCCTCAAACACCTGCGCAAGTAATACACAGAGCTGAGAAAAGATATGAAGTGGGTAAAGCGACCGACAAGGAAGAGGCAAAACAAAGGCAATTGAAAGCCATACTGAACAAACTGACACCTCAGAATTTTGAGAAGCTTTTTCAACAAGTCAAGGAGGTTAATATTGACAATACTGTTACTCTTACAGGTGTAATCTCACAGATTTTTGACAAAGCTTTGATGGAGCCAACTTTCTGTGAGATGTATGCTGATTTCTGTTACCATCTTGCTAATGAATTACCTGATTTCACTGAGGACAGTGAAAAGATTACCTTTAAAAGGTTGCTTCTAAATAAGTGCCAGGAGGAATTTgaaagaggggagagagaggaagctGAAGCTAACAAATCCGAAGAGGAAGGTGAGGCTAAACAATCTGAggaggaaagagagaagaaaaagatcaAGGCACGGAGGCGTATGCTTGGAAATATTCGGCTAATTGGTGAATTGTACAAGAAAAGAATGTTAACGGAGAGAATTATGCATGAATGCATCAAGAAGTTGCTCGGGCAGTACCAGAATCCTGACGAGGAAGATATTGAAGCTTTGTGCAAGTTAATGAGTACAATAGGTGAGATGATAGACCATCCCAAGGCCAAGGAACATATGGATGCATATTTTGACATGATGGCAAAACTATCAACAAATCAGAAGCTATCATCTAGAGTTAGGTTCATGTTGAAGGATGCAATTGATCTGAGAAAGAATAAATGGCAACAAAGAAGGAAAGTTGAAGGCCCAAAGAAAATTGAAGAGGTGCACAGAGATGCAGTGCAAGAGCGGCAAGCTCAAGCAAGTAGATCAGCTCGTGGTTCTGGCATTAGTGCAGCCTCAAGAAGAGGACGACCTGTTGACTATGGTCTGCGAGCATCCAGTATGTTACCTCCTCCAAGCTCCCAGGTTGGTAATATGCACAATTTATCACCTCAGGTCCGTGGTTATGGATCTCAAGGTGTTCGATTGAAGGATAGACATCCATTCGGAAGTAAAACATTGTCAGTTCCCCTTCCTCAAAGACCTAACAATGATGATTCAATTACCCTTGGCCCACAAGGTGGACTTGCTAGGGGTATGTCTGCAAGAGGACACTCTTTGATATCAAATGTTTTGTCGCCTGATATTTCTCCCAGTGTTGGTGACTATCGTAGGATGCCATCAGGTCCAAATGGTTACAGGCGGGCACCTGACAgctcaaaagaagaaataatgccaaaaaatatgCCAGATAGGTTCTCTGGAGCACCACATGATCCAATGAATCCCCAAGATCGTAGTACCTATTTTGGAAGCAGGGGAAAGATTTTAGATTGTTCTTTTGATAGATCTGCAGCAAGTATCATCCCTGCTGGTCATGTGCAGGTATCTTTAAGTGGCAGTGCTGGTGCACCTTCTGAAGTAAAACAGTTGTCTGAAGAGGTTCTGCAGGAAAAATCGATATCAGCAATAAGGGAATTCTATAG TGCCAGAGATGAAGAGGAGGTATCTCTGTgcatcaaagagctgaattgtCCAAACTTTCATCCTGCCATGATATCACTGTGGGTCATAGATTCTTTCGAGCGGAAAGACATGGAGAGGGATATCTTGGCTACACTTCTAGTCAACCTTTGCAAGTCTCCAGATAGCTTGCTGAATCAAGTACAACTCATCCAGGG GTTTGAATCTGCTCTGGCCTCACTGGAGGATGCTGTGAATGATGCTCCCAGAGCAGCAGAGTTTCTCGGCTGCGTTTTTGCGAAAGTTATATTGGAAAATGTGGTTCCACTCAGAGAGGTAGGAAAATTAATTCACCAAGGTGGGGAAGAGCCTGGGCGCTTATTAGAACTGGGACTTGCATCTGAGGTCCTTGGAAGCATCTTGGAGGTGATCAAAAAGGAGAAAGGGGAATCTGTCTTGAATGAGATATGTGCGATCTCCAATCTTCGGCTGGAGGATTTCAGACCACCGCATTCAATCAAGGCAAAGAAATTGGATGCATTTCTTTAG